The Terracoccus luteus genome includes a region encoding these proteins:
- a CDS encoding ABC transporter ATP-binding protein, with translation MGTVAVLVGEVRADGVGRTVDTTTLLVPTTVHADPGECVVLRGPNGSGKTTLLRIVGGLLAPTVGTATIGGREADERDRAVRAAVAALLGAPTTYRDLTLIDHLVLVDSTWGGDPDTSDDRGLELLGALGIDHLDDRFPHELSSGQEQLFRLALTFARPSSVLLLDEPEQRLDTVKRQVVAGLVERRTAEGTTVVMACHDPELTQRLATTVVDVAPAR, from the coding sequence ATGGGCACGGTCGCGGTACTCGTCGGCGAGGTGCGGGCGGACGGCGTGGGCCGCACGGTCGACACCACCACCCTGCTGGTCCCCACGACCGTCCACGCGGACCCCGGCGAGTGCGTCGTCCTGCGCGGCCCCAACGGCTCGGGCAAGACGACGCTGCTGCGCATCGTCGGCGGGCTGCTGGCCCCGACGGTCGGCACCGCGACGATCGGCGGCCGCGAGGCCGACGAGCGCGACCGGGCGGTCCGCGCGGCGGTGGCGGCCCTGCTCGGTGCCCCGACGACCTACCGCGACCTCACTCTCATCGACCACCTCGTGCTCGTCGACTCGACGTGGGGCGGCGACCCCGACACCTCCGACGACCGCGGCCTCGAGCTGCTCGGCGCCCTTGGCATCGACCACCTCGACGACCGCTTCCCGCACGAGCTGTCCTCGGGCCAGGAGCAGCTGTTCCGCCTCGCCCTGACCTTCGCCAGACCCTCGAGCGTGCTACTGCTCGACGAACCGGAGCAGCGGCTCGACACGGTCAAGCGCCAGGTCGTCGCCGGTCTCGTCGAGCGGCGCACCGCCGAGGGGACCACGGTCGTCATGGCCTGCCACGACCCCGAGCTGACGCAGCGGCTGGCCACCACCGTCGTCGACGTCGCCCCCGCACGATGA
- a CDS encoding HoxN/HupN/NixA family nickel/cobalt transporter: MPSTPTPAVPAPRDRDGAARAGRVGPVGAWRTRLSGAERRSILGMSLFVLLLHVVGWGLLVWVVAPQQYQVAGQLFGVGLGVTAYTLGMRHAFDADHIAAIDNTTRKLMTEGQRPMSVGFWFSLGHSSVVFIMVMLLALGIRALAGAIEDDQSTLQQATGLWGTSVSGVFLLLIGVINLVALVGIVRVFRRMRSGEATEADLERELDNRGLLNRVLGRVTRAVTKPWHMYPVGLLFGLGFDTVTEVGLLVIAGGAAAANLPWYAVLTLPVLFAAGMSLLDSIDGSFMNFAYGWAFSKPVRKIYYNLTVTALSVAVALVIGGIEIVSILTERLDITTGPVAWVGGIDLGDVGFWIVGLFVVTWLLALAVWRLGRIEERWALPGDVHGSGPRGA, translated from the coding sequence GTGCCCTCCACCCCCACGCCCGCCGTACCCGCGCCCCGAGACCGTGACGGCGCTGCCCGCGCCGGCCGGGTCGGGCCCGTGGGCGCGTGGCGGACGCGGCTGAGCGGGGCCGAGCGACGCAGCATCCTCGGGATGTCGCTCTTCGTCCTGCTGCTGCACGTCGTCGGGTGGGGCCTGCTCGTCTGGGTCGTCGCGCCGCAGCAGTACCAGGTCGCCGGGCAGCTCTTCGGCGTCGGGCTCGGGGTCACCGCCTACACCCTCGGCATGCGCCACGCCTTCGACGCCGACCACATCGCGGCGATCGACAACACGACCCGCAAGCTCATGACCGAGGGTCAGCGGCCGATGAGCGTCGGCTTCTGGTTCAGCCTCGGCCACAGCTCGGTCGTCTTCATCATGGTCATGCTGCTCGCCCTCGGCATCCGGGCGCTCGCCGGCGCCATCGAGGACGACCAGTCGACGCTGCAGCAGGCCACCGGCCTCTGGGGCACGTCGGTCTCGGGCGTGTTCCTGCTGCTCATCGGCGTCATCAACCTCGTCGCCCTCGTCGGCATCGTGCGGGTCTTCCGGCGGATGCGCTCGGGCGAGGCGACCGAGGCCGACCTCGAGCGCGAGCTCGACAACCGGGGGCTGCTCAACCGGGTGCTCGGCCGGGTGACCCGCGCCGTGACGAAGCCGTGGCACATGTACCCCGTCGGGCTGCTCTTCGGCCTGGGCTTCGACACCGTCACCGAGGTCGGGCTGCTCGTCATCGCCGGCGGCGCCGCCGCGGCGAACCTGCCCTGGTACGCCGTGCTCACCCTGCCGGTGCTCTTCGCCGCCGGCATGTCGCTGCTCGACTCGATCGACGGCTCGTTCATGAACTTCGCCTACGGGTGGGCGTTCAGCAAGCCCGTGCGCAAGATCTACTACAACCTCACCGTCACGGCGCTGTCCGTGGCCGTCGCCCTCGTCATCGGCGGCATCGAGATCGTCTCCATCCTCACCGAGCGCCTCGACATCACGACCGGGCCGGTGGCGTGGGTGGGCGGCATCGACCTCGGCGACGTCGGCTTCTGGATCGTCGGGCTCTTCGTCGTCACGTGGCTGCTCGCCCTCGCGGTGTGGCGCCTCGGCCGGATCGAGGAGCGGTGGGCCCTGCCGGGCGACGTGCACGGCAGCGGGCCGCGCGGGGCTTAG
- a CDS encoding lysophospholipid acyltransferase family protein — protein MFYSLGRNVLYPLSHALYRPTIEGKENMPRTGGVVVASNHVSFIDSFAIPLASPRQVRFLAKEEYWTGPGVGGALRKGFFTAVGMIPVNRHSTSAAQESLDKALEVLRAGDAFGIYPEGTRSRDGRLYRGRTGVAWLALTADVPVVPVGLIGTEEIQPVGARFPKLAKVTVRFGEPIGVERYRGMPAGRARRELTDEVMAAIAALSGQQMADTYNDVPGSAA, from the coding sequence ATGTTCTACAGCCTGGGCCGCAACGTGCTGTATCCGTTGTCCCACGCGCTCTACCGGCCCACGATCGAGGGCAAGGAGAACATGCCGCGCACGGGCGGGGTCGTCGTCGCGAGCAACCACGTGTCGTTCATCGACAGCTTCGCGATCCCCCTGGCCAGCCCGCGGCAGGTGCGCTTCCTCGCCAAGGAGGAGTACTGGACCGGGCCCGGTGTCGGCGGCGCCCTGCGCAAGGGCTTCTTCACCGCGGTCGGCATGATCCCGGTCAACCGGCACTCGACGAGCGCCGCGCAGGAGAGCCTCGACAAGGCCCTCGAGGTGCTGCGCGCCGGTGACGCCTTCGGCATCTACCCCGAGGGCACCCGCTCGCGCGACGGACGGCTCTACCGCGGCCGCACCGGCGTCGCCTGGCTCGCCCTCACCGCCGACGTGCCGGTCGTGCCGGTCGGCCTCATCGGCACCGAGGAGATCCAGCCCGTCGGGGCCCGCTTCCCGAAGCTGGCCAAGGTCACGGTGCGCTTCGGCGAGCCCATCGGGGTCGAGCGCTACCGGGGGATGCCGGCCGGCCGGGCCCGCAGGGAGCTGACCGACGAGGTCATGGCCGCCATCGCCGCCCTCAGCGGGCAGCAGATGGCCGACACGTACAACGACGTCCCGGGGTCCGCGGCCTGA
- a CDS encoding DUF5063 domain-containing protein has protein sequence MTHDIDELTGLADLTAQEASIFLTSVTEVASGTSPATALPVLSLALSQVIAAGVRLGAIQDVVPDERFEADPGYDDDVDPLRDGLANVLAGVDEYVYVLDPLTSTERAAATISGDVADVALALTHGLKHYAAGRTNEALWWWQYSYLSAWGDRAICALRVLHSILGHLRLDADEEIVGEAEFDALHP, from the coding sequence ATGACCCATGACATCGACGAGCTCACCGGACTGGCCGACCTCACGGCGCAGGAGGCGAGCATCTTCCTCACCTCCGTGACGGAGGTGGCCTCGGGCACCTCGCCCGCCACCGCGCTGCCCGTGCTCTCGCTCGCGCTCTCGCAGGTCATCGCGGCCGGTGTGCGCCTCGGTGCCATCCAGGACGTCGTGCCCGACGAGCGCTTCGAGGCCGACCCGGGCTACGACGACGACGTCGACCCGCTGCGCGACGGCCTCGCCAACGTGTTGGCCGGCGTCGACGAGTACGTCTACGTGCTCGACCCGCTCACCTCGACGGAGCGCGCGGCAGCCACCATCTCCGGCGACGTGGCCGACGTCGCGCTCGCGCTGACCCATGGGCTCAAGCACTACGCGGCGGGTCGTACCAACGAGGCCCTGTGGTGGTGGCAGTACAGCTACCTCTCCGCGTGGGGCGACCGCGCGATCTGCGCGCTGCGGGTGCTGCACAGCATCCTCGGGCACCTGCGCCTCGACGCCGACGAGGAAATCGTCGGCGAGGCGGAGTTCGACGCGCTGCACCCCTGA
- the recR gene encoding recombination mediator RecR, whose translation MYEGAVQDLIDELGRLPGVGPKSAQRIAFHLLQQDSEDVARLVSALTEVKARVRFCEVCGNVAEAERCRICADPRRDQTAICVVEEPKDVVAIERTREFRGTYHVLGGAISPIDGVGPDDLRVRELVTRLASNEVQEVIIATDPNLEGEATATYLSRLLRDLGVTVTRLASGLPVGGDLEYADEVTLGRAFEGRRRVDA comes from the coding sequence GTGTACGAAGGCGCGGTCCAGGACCTGATCGACGAGCTCGGCCGCCTACCCGGCGTCGGGCCCAAGAGCGCCCAGCGCATCGCCTTCCACCTGCTGCAGCAGGACTCCGAGGACGTCGCCCGGCTCGTCTCCGCCCTGACCGAGGTCAAGGCCCGAGTGCGCTTCTGCGAGGTCTGCGGCAACGTCGCCGAGGCCGAGCGCTGCCGCATCTGCGCCGACCCCCGCCGCGACCAGACGGCGATCTGCGTCGTCGAGGAGCCGAAGGACGTCGTCGCCATCGAGCGCACCCGCGAGTTCCGCGGCACCTACCACGTGCTCGGCGGGGCGATCAGCCCCATCGACGGCGTCGGCCCCGACGACCTGCGCGTCCGCGAGCTCGTCACCCGCCTCGCCTCGAACGAGGTGCAGGAGGTCATCATCGCGACCGACCCCAACCTCGAGGGCGAGGCGACCGCCACCTACCTCTCGCGGCTGCTGCGTGACCTCGGGGTCACCGTCACCCGCCTCGCCTCCGGGCTGCCCGTGGGCGGCGACCTCGAGTACGCCGACGAGGTCACCCTCGGGCGGGCCTTCGAGGGCCGGCGCCGCGTCGACGCCTGA
- a CDS encoding DUF3817 domain-containing protein: protein MTPRTLYRRIALAEVVTWSLLLIGMVLKYVTKTTDVAVSVFGLAHGVVFIAFCLVTVVLWVNQRWSLRTGILGLLSAVPPLLTVWWEHRLERRGLLEGGWRLAPGGDTPRNPAERVVAALTARPAVAASVLVVAVVALTAVALLVGPPVGSQG from the coding sequence ATGACCCCTCGCACGCTCTACCGCCGCATCGCCCTCGCCGAGGTGGTGACGTGGTCGCTGCTGTTGATCGGCATGGTCCTCAAGTACGTCACGAAGACGACCGACGTCGCCGTCAGCGTCTTCGGGCTCGCCCACGGCGTCGTCTTCATCGCCTTCTGCCTCGTGACGGTCGTGCTCTGGGTCAACCAGCGGTGGTCGCTGCGCACCGGCATCCTGGGCCTGCTCAGCGCGGTGCCGCCCCTGCTCACCGTCTGGTGGGAGCACCGGCTGGAGCGCCGCGGCCTCCTCGAGGGCGGGTGGCGCCTCGCCCCCGGCGGTGACACCCCCCGCAACCCCGCCGAGCGCGTCGTCGCCGCGCTCACCGCCCGACCGGCCGTCGCCGCAAGCGTCCTCGTCGTCGCCGTGGTCGCCCTCACCGCGGTCGCCCTCCTCGTCGGCCCACCCGTCGGCTCCCAGGGCTGA
- a CDS encoding class I SAM-dependent methyltransferase — protein sequence MAFEVADAYDRFMGRYSVPLAPRFADFAGVVAGAHVTKARSAHASTDRVLDVGCGPGALTAELVHRVGAPRVLAADPSAPFVAAARQRCPGVEVVQAGAESLPWPDDTVEVALAQLVVHFMTDPVGGLREMGRVTRPGGTVAACVWDLAGASGPLSPFWAAVHDVAPDAPDESVRPGATEGDLGRLCVEAGLVVVDEGSVEVRVDHPSFAQWWEPYTLGVGPAGDFVAEADAATVEAVRRRCLDRLGDPPAPVRARAWAVRARVPGS from the coding sequence ATGGCCTTCGAGGTCGCCGACGCCTACGACCGCTTCATGGGGCGCTACTCCGTGCCGCTCGCGCCCCGCTTCGCGGACTTCGCCGGCGTCGTCGCCGGCGCCCACGTCACGAAGGCCCGGTCTGCCCACGCCTCCACCGACCGCGTGCTCGACGTCGGCTGCGGGCCCGGGGCGCTGACCGCCGAGCTCGTGCACCGGGTCGGGGCGCCGCGCGTCCTGGCCGCCGACCCGTCGGCCCCCTTCGTGGCCGCCGCCCGGCAACGGTGCCCCGGCGTCGAGGTGGTGCAGGCCGGCGCCGAGTCACTGCCGTGGCCCGACGACACGGTCGAGGTGGCGCTGGCGCAGCTCGTCGTCCACTTCATGACCGACCCCGTCGGCGGCCTGCGCGAGATGGGCCGCGTCACCCGCCCGGGGGGCACCGTCGCCGCGTGCGTCTGGGACCTGGCCGGCGCCAGCGGGCCGCTCAGCCCGTTCTGGGCGGCGGTGCACGACGTGGCGCCGGACGCGCCCGACGAGTCGGTCCGCCCCGGGGCCACGGAGGGCGACCTCGGGCGGCTGTGCGTCGAGGCGGGCCTCGTCGTCGTCGACGAGGGGTCGGTCGAGGTGAGGGTCGACCACCCGTCCTTCGCGCAGTGGTGGGAGCCGTACACCCTCGGCGTCGGGCCGGCCGGCGACTTCGTGGCCGAGGCCGACGCCGCGACGGTCGAGGCCGTGCGCCGGCGCTGCCTCGACCGGCTCGGCGACCCGCCGGCGCCGGTGCGGGCGAGGGCGTGGGCGGTGCGCGCCCGGGTCCCGGGGTCGTGA
- a CDS encoding DNA polymerase III subunit gamma and tau, which translates to MATALYRRYRPESFADVIGQEHVTEPLMQALRTGRVNHAYLFSGPRGCGKTTSARILARCLNCEQGPTPEPCGVCDSCVALARGGAGSVDVIEIDAASHGGVDDARDLRERASYGPAQSRFKIYIIDEAHMVTPQGFNALLKIVEEPPEHVKFIFATTEPEKVIGTIRSRTHHYPFRLVPPAKLTAYMERLLEHEHVAVQPGVLSFVTRAGGGSVRDSLSVLDQLIAGSGEQGLTYDGAVSLLGFTDGELLDATVDALAAGDGAATFRQLDRVIESGHDPRRFVEDLLERLRDLIVVAAVPDGAGQVLRGVPDDQLERMRVQQAAFGQGALSRAADIVNAGLTEMTGASSPRLQLELICARILLPASSGEQGYAARLDRLERRLDVGGVPSPAAGQGHPTSPPRMPVSPAPHGGAPGSPSGGQPGGAGAPGQDAGERGGHDGAVTAPRRTTTDFTPPHAAVTAGALSPEATRREATRDGAGTGEPTGDRRPGAGWSAPSGPGGPGSHRGDGGEQPPVSPEQAADIAAARAEVGAPPVAAPTESVGGPSLTDDDAALHQAGATAPSGGGAAAASGGMDTDAIRRAWPDVLGRIFGMRRATWTFVSQHAQVLGYDGSVLTLGIGTVGLTNTFRSGNHAELVRQALIDELGVDARVDGVPLPDAGSGDPDLGPGSPSGDFGDRSGSSGFGILVGSSAPTDGGGGHAGTGRGADAPGAGPSTWSAPDAAQNPGMTAPRAGAAPTRDQGAPSNGGGNVSGGGSRAEQPTRSLQTNAGWGSTSGPAPDWATAPPAGPSGPSASPSRSAPPSAPSTSGGAAMSAPPAAPTRAPVGSGDGAEDQPADGAGRPSPTVKAATTRSGVSAVRESFAQARKAGAGAGPSAPASEAAAPPEARGDDSAVSDDDEDIEVSGDVGRSVVERVFGGRVLSDSAE; encoded by the coding sequence ATGGCCACCGCCCTCTACCGCCGCTACCGGCCCGAGAGCTTCGCCGACGTCATCGGCCAGGAGCACGTCACCGAGCCGCTCATGCAGGCGCTGCGCACGGGGCGGGTCAACCACGCGTACCTCTTCAGCGGGCCACGCGGCTGTGGCAAGACGACGAGCGCGCGCATCCTCGCGCGCTGCCTCAACTGCGAGCAGGGCCCGACCCCCGAGCCGTGCGGTGTCTGCGACTCGTGCGTGGCCCTCGCCCGCGGGGGCGCCGGCTCGGTCGACGTCATCGAGATCGACGCCGCCAGCCACGGTGGTGTCGACGACGCCCGCGACCTGCGTGAACGGGCCAGCTACGGCCCGGCGCAGAGCCGCTTCAAGATCTACATCATCGACGAGGCGCACATGGTGACGCCGCAGGGCTTCAACGCGCTGCTCAAGATCGTCGAGGAGCCGCCCGAGCACGTGAAGTTCATCTTCGCGACGACCGAGCCCGAGAAGGTCATCGGCACGATCCGCTCGCGCACCCACCACTACCCCTTCCGGCTCGTGCCGCCGGCCAAGCTCACGGCGTACATGGAGCGGCTGCTCGAGCACGAGCACGTCGCGGTGCAGCCGGGCGTGCTCAGCTTCGTCACGCGCGCGGGCGGCGGCTCGGTGCGCGACTCGCTGTCGGTGCTCGACCAGCTCATCGCGGGTTCCGGCGAGCAGGGCCTGACGTACGACGGGGCGGTCTCGCTGCTCGGCTTCACCGACGGCGAGCTGCTCGACGCCACGGTCGACGCCCTCGCGGCGGGTGACGGCGCCGCCACCTTCCGCCAGCTCGACCGGGTCATCGAGAGCGGCCACGACCCGCGCCGCTTCGTCGAGGACCTCCTCGAGCGCCTCCGTGACCTCATCGTCGTGGCCGCCGTGCCCGACGGCGCCGGCCAGGTGCTGCGTGGGGTGCCCGACGACCAGCTCGAGCGCATGCGTGTGCAGCAGGCGGCCTTCGGCCAGGGCGCGCTGTCGCGGGCCGCCGACATCGTCAACGCCGGCCTCACCGAGATGACCGGCGCCAGCTCGCCGCGCCTCCAGCTCGAGCTCATCTGCGCGCGCATCCTGCTGCCTGCGTCGTCGGGCGAGCAGGGCTACGCCGCCCGGCTCGACCGCCTCGAGCGTCGCCTCGACGTCGGCGGGGTGCCGTCGCCCGCTGCCGGGCAGGGCCATCCCACCTCACCGCCGCGGATGCCGGTCAGCCCCGCGCCGCACGGTGGTGCCCCGGGCTCCCCGTCCGGCGGTCAGCCCGGCGGTGCGGGGGCGCCCGGTCAGGATGCCGGTGAGCGCGGCGGGCACGACGGCGCGGTCACCGCCCCGCGCCGCACGACGACCGACTTCACGCCCCCGCACGCCGCCGTCACGGCCGGCGCGCTCAGCCCCGAGGCGACGCGTCGGGAGGCCACCCGTGACGGGGCCGGGACGGGCGAGCCCACGGGCGACCGCCGGCCGGGTGCCGGCTGGAGCGCCCCCAGCGGCCCGGGTGGTCCGGGCTCCCACCGCGGCGACGGCGGTGAACAGCCGCCGGTGTCGCCGGAGCAGGCCGCCGACATCGCCGCGGCGCGGGCCGAGGTGGGGGCGCCACCGGTGGCGGCGCCGACCGAGTCCGTCGGCGGGCCCTCGTTGACCGACGACGACGCGGCCCTGCACCAGGCCGGTGCGACGGCGCCGTCCGGTGGGGGAGCGGCCGCGGCCTCCGGGGGCATGGACACCGACGCGATCCGCCGGGCCTGGCCCGATGTGCTCGGCCGCATCTTCGGCATGCGCCGGGCGACGTGGACCTTCGTCTCCCAGCACGCCCAGGTTCTCGGCTACGACGGCTCTGTCCTCACGCTCGGCATCGGAACCGTCGGGCTGACCAACACGTTCCGTTCGGGCAACCACGCCGAGCTCGTGCGCCAGGCCCTCATCGACGAGCTCGGGGTCGACGCCCGGGTCGACGGGGTGCCCCTGCCCGACGCCGGGTCGGGCGACCCCGACCTCGGCCCCGGCAGTCCCTCCGGCGACTTCGGTGACCGCAGCGGCTCCAGCGGCTTCGGCATCCTCGTCGGCTCGTCGGCCCCGACCGACGGCGGCGGCGGCCACGCCGGCACCGGTCGTGGCGCCGACGCACCGGGGGCGGGCCCGTCGACGTGGTCCGCGCCCGACGCGGCCCAGAACCCGGGCATGACCGCGCCCCGCGCTGGTGCCGCGCCCACGCGAGACCAGGGCGCGCCGTCCAACGGTGGAGGCAACGTCTCGGGCGGCGGCAGCCGCGCCGAGCAGCCGACGCGCTCCCTGCAGACCAACGCCGGTTGGGGCAGCACCTCCGGCCCGGCGCCCGACTGGGCGACGGCGCCTCCGGCGGGCCCGTCGGGCCCGTCCGCCTCGCCCTCCCGGTCCGCGCCGCCGTCCGCCCCGTCCACGTCGGGCGGTGCGGCCATGAGCGCCCCGCCGGCGGCTCCCACCCGAGCCCCGGTCGGGTCCGGCGACGGGGCCGAAGACCAGCCCGCCGACGGCGCGGGCCGCCCCTCCCCGACGGTCAAGGCCGCGACGACCCGCAGCGGGGTGAGCGCGGTCCGCGAGTCGTTCGCGCAGGCCCGCAAGGCGGGCGCGGGCGCCGGGCCCAGCGCACCGGCATCCGAGGCCGCCGCCCCGCCGGAGGCGCGGGGCGACGACTCGGCCGTGAGCGACGACGACGAGGACATCGAGGTGTCGGGCGACGTCGGGCGCAGCGTCGTCGAGAGGGTGTTCGGCGGGCGCGTGCTGTCCGACTCGGCCGAGTAG
- a CDS encoding aspartate kinase, which translates to MSIVVQKYGGSSVADAEAIKRVARRIVETQKAGHRVCVVVSAMGDTTDELLDLAEQVTPTPPARELDMLLTSGERISMALVAMAIAQLGSEARSFTGSQAGVITDDAHGAARIIDVTPGRIKTALDAGHIAIVAGFQGVSQTTKDITTLGRGGSDTTAVALAAALEADVCEIYTDVDGVFTADPRVLPSARKLDVLSMEEMLDLAANGSKILHLRCVEYARRYGIPIHVRSSWSQRPGTWIKDNPYEGEGAVEAPIIAGIAHDRSEAKITIVGVPDRVGVAAKIFGAIAESGINIDMIVQNVSAAATAKTDISFTLPQADGARGMQVLQAIRDEVGYEDLRLDDKIGKIALVGAGMKSHPGVSAKFFGALAEAGINIEMISTSEIRVSAVTRAEQLDDAVRAVHTAFGLDSTEDAIVYGGTGR; encoded by the coding sequence GTGAGCATCGTCGTCCAGAAGTACGGCGGTTCGTCCGTGGCCGACGCCGAGGCCATCAAGCGCGTCGCCCGCCGCATCGTCGAGACCCAGAAGGCCGGCCACCGTGTCTGCGTCGTCGTCTCGGCCATGGGTGACACGACCGACGAGCTGCTCGACCTCGCGGAGCAGGTCACGCCCACCCCGCCGGCGCGCGAGCTCGACATGCTGCTCACCTCGGGCGAGCGCATCTCGATGGCGCTCGTGGCCATGGCGATCGCGCAGCTCGGCTCGGAGGCGCGCTCGTTCACCGGCAGCCAGGCCGGCGTCATCACCGACGACGCCCACGGCGCCGCCCGCATCATCGACGTGACCCCCGGGCGCATCAAGACCGCACTGGATGCCGGTCACATCGCGATCGTCGCCGGCTTCCAGGGCGTGAGCCAGACGACGAAGGACATCACGACGCTCGGTCGCGGTGGGTCGGACACGACGGCCGTCGCCCTCGCCGCCGCGCTCGAGGCGGACGTCTGCGAGATCTACACCGACGTCGACGGCGTCTTCACCGCCGACCCGCGGGTGCTGCCGAGCGCCCGCAAGCTCGACGTGCTGTCGATGGAGGAGATGCTCGACCTCGCCGCCAACGGCAGCAAGATCCTGCACCTGCGCTGCGTCGAGTACGCCCGCCGCTACGGCATCCCCATCCACGTGCGCTCGTCGTGGTCGCAGCGGCCCGGCACGTGGATCAAGGACAACCCCTACGAAGGAGAAGGCGCTGTGGAAGCACCGATCATCGCCGGCATCGCCCACGACCGCAGCGAGGCCAAGATCACCATCGTCGGGGTGCCCGACCGGGTCGGGGTGGCGGCGAAGATCTTCGGCGCCATCGCCGAGTCGGGCATCAACATCGACATGATCGTGCAGAACGTGTCGGCGGCGGCCACGGCCAAGACGGACATCTCGTTCACGCTGCCGCAGGCCGACGGGGCCCGGGGCATGCAGGTGCTGCAGGCCATCCGCGACGAGGTCGGCTACGAGGACCTCCGGCTCGACGACAAGATCGGCAAGATCGCTCTCGTCGGTGCCGGCATGAAGAGCCACCCCGGCGTCTCTGCGAAGTTCTTCGGCGCCCTCGCCGAGGCCGGCATCAACATCGAGATGATCTCGACCAGCGAGATCCGCGTCTCGGCGGTGACGCGGGCCGAGCAGCTCGACGACGCCGTGCGGGCCGTGCACACGGCCTTCGGCCTCGACTCGACCGAGGACGCCATCGTCTACGGCGGCACCGGCCGCTGA